The Terriglobales bacterium genome window below encodes:
- a CDS encoding protein kinase — protein MALAGGARLGPYEIESPVGAGGMGEVYRARDTRLGRTVAIKVLPAASAGDRELRQRFEREARTISSLNHPHICSLFDVGHQDGTDFLVMEYLEGETLAHRLQRGALSTEQLLQYGREIADALDKAHRQGIVHRDLKPGNIMLTKSGVKLMDFGLAKLAQVAAPMTTVLSQLVTEDQKLTDRGIVVGTFQYMAPEVLEGKEADARADIFALGVVLYEMATGRPAFQGKTRASLIAAILSSEPPPIAQLQPLTPPALERVVKACLAKDPEERIQTAHDVLLQLKWIAEAGSEAGVPVPVAARRKRRERIAWGCAAALALLAIALGVGYVRRAPAVPAVVRFSLPPPENAHFDQFDLALSPDGRSLAAIGVEDSGKRFLWVRSLDSLAGQRPEGTEGAQAPFWSPDGKWVGFFADGKLKRVSVLGGLPETVCDHIIAASATWNREGVFLLTSMEGGPILRITSEDCAPKPATKFDPGGKVFLHAWPNFLPDGKHFLFTALARDKIHEVLVGSLDSVEARPLLRDASNAYYSAPGYLLFSRQGILMTQPFDAQSQRLSGEAIPLVKEQLHFVGLHGGAAYSASENGVLAYFIQNPDHTQLVWRDRSGKQLGVIPDSTDYVQPRLSPDGTRVVAGSYDWLTHTGDLWTYDLQRNHWQRLTQHSFPASATAVWSHDGSHIYYDTMVGGKGGIYAKPARASGEEETLFTGATSRVLLATDVSPDGRYLLFGRDSRETGMDILRLPLSGEHKPTPLRETKFNESYARFSPDGHWIVYASDESGQFEVYLQPFSGSGEGTQISSGGGRWPVWRRDGKELFYLNLDRQLMAVSVQLGLKLQTGTPRALFPLPRNFAFDNGFDATEDGRQLLIPEPTQSEPPSMTLVLNWPAGLKK, from the coding sequence ATGGCCCTTGCAGGGGGAGCGCGGCTGGGACCCTACGAGATCGAGTCGCCCGTGGGCGCCGGTGGCATGGGCGAAGTCTATCGCGCCCGTGATACCCGCCTGGGCCGTACGGTGGCGATCAAGGTGCTGCCGGCCGCCTCGGCCGGCGATCGGGAATTGCGGCAACGCTTCGAGCGCGAAGCCCGCACCATCTCCAGCCTGAATCATCCCCACATTTGTTCCCTTTTCGACGTCGGCCATCAGGACGGCACCGACTTTCTGGTCATGGAGTACCTGGAAGGCGAAACCCTGGCCCATCGCCTGCAACGGGGTGCGCTTTCCACCGAGCAGTTGTTGCAGTACGGCCGCGAGATCGCCGATGCGTTGGACAAGGCGCACCGTCAGGGGATCGTGCATCGCGATCTGAAGCCGGGCAACATCATGCTGACCAAGAGCGGCGTCAAGCTCATGGACTTTGGTCTGGCCAAGCTGGCACAGGTTGCGGCACCCATGACGACGGTCCTGTCGCAGCTGGTGACCGAGGACCAGAAGCTGACCGACCGGGGAATCGTCGTCGGCACCTTCCAGTACATGGCGCCGGAAGTTCTGGAAGGCAAGGAAGCGGACGCGCGCGCCGATATCTTCGCGCTGGGAGTCGTGCTCTATGAAATGGCGACGGGACGCCCGGCCTTCCAAGGCAAGACGCGGGCCAGCCTGATCGCCGCCATTCTTTCCTCGGAGCCGCCGCCCATCGCGCAACTGCAGCCGCTGACACCTCCGGCGCTGGAACGGGTTGTGAAGGCGTGTTTGGCAAAGGATCCCGAAGAACGCATCCAGACCGCGCATGACGTGCTGCTGCAATTGAAGTGGATCGCGGAAGCGGGATCGGAAGCGGGCGTGCCGGTGCCGGTGGCGGCCCGACGCAAGCGGCGAGAGCGCATCGCCTGGGGTTGCGCAGCGGCGCTGGCGTTGCTGGCGATTGCGCTGGGCGTGGGATATGTGCGGCGTGCTCCCGCCGTCCCGGCGGTGGTGCGGTTCTCCCTCCCGCCCCCGGAGAACGCGCACTTCGACCAGTTCGACCTCGCTCTTTCTCCCGACGGTCGCTCCCTGGCGGCTATCGGCGTGGAAGATTCGGGAAAGCGCTTCCTCTGGGTGCGTTCGCTGGATTCGCTGGCAGGCCAGCGCCCGGAAGGCACGGAAGGTGCGCAAGCGCCCTTTTGGTCGCCCGACGGCAAGTGGGTCGGATTCTTCGCCGATGGCAAGCTCAAGCGCGTCTCCGTGCTCGGAGGCTTGCCAGAAACCGTGTGTGACCACATCATTGCCGCCAGCGCCACCTGGAACCGGGAGGGCGTGTTTCTGCTGACCAGCATGGAGGGGGGGCCGATCCTGCGCATCACCTCGGAAGACTGCGCTCCCAAGCCGGCAACAAAGTTCGATCCGGGAGGAAAAGTGTTTTTGCATGCTTGGCCGAACTTTCTCCCCGATGGGAAGCATTTCCTGTTCACCGCGCTGGCGCGTGACAAGATTCATGAGGTGCTGGTCGGAAGCCTGGATTCCGTCGAGGCCCGGCCGCTGCTGCGCGACGCTTCGAACGCCTACTATTCTGCGCCGGGATACCTGCTCTTTTCACGCCAGGGGATTCTGATGACGCAGCCCTTCGACGCCCAATCCCAGCGCTTGAGCGGCGAAGCCATACCCTTGGTCAAAGAGCAGCTGCATTTCGTAGGACTGCATGGAGGAGCGGCATATTCGGCGTCAGAAAACGGCGTGCTGGCTTACTTCATCCAGAATCCGGATCACACGCAACTGGTGTGGCGCGACCGATCCGGCAAGCAACTGGGTGTGATCCCCGATTCCACCGACTACGTCCAGCCGCGACTTTCCCCGGATGGGACTCGGGTGGTTGCGGGAAGTTACGACTGGCTCACGCATACCGGCGACTTGTGGACGTACGATCTGCAACGCAACCATTGGCAGCGCCTGACACAGCATTCTTTTCCCGCCAGCGCCACGGCGGTGTGGTCGCACGACGGCAGCCATATCTACTACGACACGATGGTGGGTGGAAAGGGCGGCATCTATGCCAAGCCCGCCCGTGCGTCCGGCGAAGAGGAAACCTTGTTCACCGGCGCCACAAGCAGAGTGCTGCTGGCTACGGACGTCTCGCCCGACGGACGCTACCTGTTGTTCGGGCGGGACAGCCGGGAAACGGGAATGGATATTTTACGGTTGCCTCTTTCGGGCGAGCACAAACCCACCCCGCTGCGGGAGACGAAATTCAACGAAAGCTACGCCCGCTTCTCTCCTGACGGCCACTGGATCGTTTACGCCTCAGATGAGTCGGGACAGTTTGAGGTCTATCTTCAGCCGTTCTCCGGAAGCGGTGAAGGAACCCAGATCTCAAGCGGCGGCGGAAGATGGCCGGTTTGGCGGCGCGACGGCAAAGAGTTGTTCTATCTGAATCTCGATCGGCAGCTTATGGCGGTCTCTGTGCAGTTGGGGCTGAAACTGCAGACGGGCACACCCCGCGCGCTCTTTCCGTTGCCCCGTAATTTCGCGTTCGACAACGGCTTCGATGC